One Coprobacter fastidiosus genomic window, GTCCAATGAGCCAAAGGACAATACACGAATATACAGAACAAGATCATAAATACCAGATAGCCAGAAAAACGGACACGTTCGGCAAATGAGCCGGTTATCAATGACGGAGTAATAATGGCAAACTTCATTTGAAACAAAGCATATAATGCTAACGGTATCGTCGGCGCCAATAACTTATCTGTAGCTCCACCAACATTCACAAACATAAAAAATGTTCCCGGATTTCCTATAAAGTGCCCGACATCTTCGCCAAAAGCTAAACTAAAGCCCACGACTATCCAGATAACACTAATCACTCCCATAGCAATAAAACTCTGCAACATCGTAGATATGACATTCTTAGACCGTACCATTCCTCCATAAAAGAAAGAGAGCCCCGGTGTCATCATCAAAACAAAAATAGTTGCAGTAATCATCCATGCGATATCAGCAAAATTCAAATTAGAATCTATATCTGTAAACACCCCTTCATGACCCGAATAAAATAATCCTAAAAAACTAATGCTTAATAAAGCTACAAATAAAATAATCCAACGTTTTTGCATATCCATTTCGTTTTAAATATTATGAAAGATTTTTATGCAAAAATATTTCATTTAGACACAAATATTTAATAAATACAAACAAAATGATTTAATATTACTACATATTACTACATATTGATATTAAAAACACGTATAAACAGTATTTTTTTAACGAATTAACCCGAATATATTTCAAAATAATACTTATAACGAATTTGATTTCAAAAAGAATACGACTTTTTAATAGTAACGGTCAGTTTCATGTCATGTTTTCTCATTTATTCAAAAAAAGACATTCGATCGAAAAAAAATATTTGTATTTTCGCGGCATGAATGAATCGTCCGTATGTATCTTTAAATTAATTATCATATCTCTTTTCGGGTTAGTGACGATTTTATATCCGAAAATTTCTTATGCTATTTCACAAGATTCATTGATAAATTCTCAAAATAAGAAAGGATGGAATGTGACACCGTTTCCGGAGATTGCCTACAATAGCGATCTCGGATTTCAATACGGTATATATTGCGAATTATATGATTTTGGAAATGGGGAAAATTACCCGGACTATACACATAAATTTTGTATCGAAGCAGCCCGATTTACAAAAGGATCTGGAGTTTACTGGTTTTTCTATGATTCTCCCCAATTATGGAAAAACCACAGATTCTCATTTGATGTTGCATACTTACCGGACAATATGTGTGATTTTTACGGATATAACGGTCGTAGCGCACCTTACTCAGATACACACAACGATTCTTTCTATAAAATAGATCGAAAACAAATTCGTATGATTTTCGGCCTACAAGGGAAAATTGTAGGACAACTTAATTGGATGGCAGGCATCAGTTGGCAAAAAATGATGATTCAACCTGTTTCCTTGAAAAAATATATCGGAGCAGATAACCTTTACAATCGCTATATAAAAGCAGGACTGATAAATCAGAATGAGGCAAAAGGCGGAAATGTTCTGCAATGGAAAGCAGGAATAGTTTATGATACCCGTGATAGAGAAGCAGATCCGACGCAAGGTATATATGGAAAAGCTATCTTCGCTTTTTCTCCAGACTGGACAAGTAAAAACGGATACTCCTTTATAAGAACAACCTTGAACGTCTGCTATTATCAATCGCTTTGGAAAGAACACTTGACT contains:
- the omp85 gene encoding Omp85 family outer membrane protein; the protein is MNESSVCIFKLIIISLFGLVTILYPKISYAISQDSLINSQNKKGWNVTPFPEIAYNSDLGFQYGIYCELYDFGNGENYPDYTHKFCIEAARFTKGSGVYWFFYDSPQLWKNHRFSFDVAYLPDNMCDFYGYNGRSAPYSDTHNDSFYKIDRKQIRMIFGLQGKIVGQLNWMAGISWQKMMIQPVSLKKYIGADNLYNRYIKAGLINQNEAKGGNVLQWKAGIVYDTRDREADPTQGIYGKAIFAFSPDWTSKNGYSFIRTTLNVCYYQSLWKEHLTLAGRIGLQLTPVGRVPFYFLSDINTYYIRQTYSEGLGGTNNIRGVLRNRITGNGIGWTNIELRLRSRVIRLLKQNWYIGMNPFFDAGAVLQPYRLKLQKESNDPIIYSGKNECLHTSAGIGLKLVMNHNFVLSAEWGAAFSREDGTNGIDLGINYLF